In Actinoplanes octamycinicus, the genomic window GTGCGCAGCGTGCCGAAGGAAACCGGCGGTCTGGGTCAGGGGACAGGCCCGGCGGGTGTGCAGCGTGCCGAAGGAAGCCGGCGGTCTGGGTCAGGGGACGGGCCCGGCGGGTGCGCAGCGTGCCGAAGGAAACCGGCGGTCTGGGTCAGGGGACGGGCCCGGCGGGTGTGCAGCGTGCCGAAGGAAGCCGGCGGTCTGGGTCAGGGGACGGGGACGGCGGGTGCGGAGCGTGCCGGGCGGGTGGGGCGTGGGTCGGGGCGGCGGTTGCGGGTGCGCTCCAGGTGCCACTCGGCGACCAGGAGAGGGATGGTCCAGCCGAGCCAGGCGGCAGCTGCCGAAGCGACCCAGCTGAGCAAGCCCTCGTCGCCGTGGAAGGTGGTGTCCAGCTGCGGGGACAGGGTGATCACGAAGACGGCGCCCCAGATCCGGTTGGTGATGATCGAGGCGGTCAGCGCGAAGCTGCGGATCATCCAGCGGCGATGGTCGCCGAAGCGGCGACGCCGGGCGGCCCGCCAGCCGGCTGCGGTGGTCCCCAGCCAGAGCAGGGCCAGCAGCACGTCGCTGGCCCGGGTCGCCGGGCCGTAGGGCGTGAACGCGCCGATGGTCAGCGCGCACAGCCCGGCCGGCAGCACCCCGCCGACCATGTAGAGCCGGCCGATCCGCCGATGCGCGACCGGGTGCCGCTGCCGGAACCAGGGCCAGATCTGGAGCACCGCGGTGCCCAGCGCCACGCTGCCGAACAGCACATGCGGCACGAGCAGCCAGAAGTGGGCGACGCCCAGCGACGGCGGCTGCGGCACCCGGGATTGGGCGGGGTCGAAGCTGAGGTAGGGCGGGATCGAGAACGCCACGAAGATCACCACGACCGCCGCGAGCGGGACGATCCATGGGCGGCGCCACCATCGGGTCATGCCGGTTCCCCTTTCTGCGTATGTCCTACGCAGTTGAGCGTATGCCATACGCAGTAAAGCCGGAAGCCCCTACGATGGGTCGGTGCCGACCGAACTGCCGCGTACCCTTCAGGTCCTCTGGGGCGTCGCGGACCGACCCACCCGCGGCCCGCAGCCGGCGTTGAGCTTGGACCGGATCGTCGCCACCGCGATCGAGATCGCCGACCGCGACGGTCTGGCCGCCCTCTCGATGGCTCGCCTCGCGGAGCGGCTGGGCTGCGCCCCGATGTCCCTTTACCGGCACGTCGCGAACAAGGACGAGCTGCTGGTCTTCATGCAGGACGCCGCCCCCGGCGAGCCGCCCGCGCTGCCGCCGGGCTGGCGCGACGGCCTGTCCGCCTGGGCCCGGGCGCTGCGCGGCGTGCTGACCGGGCACCCGTGGATCCTGCAGGCCTCAGCCGGCCGGCCGCCGCTCGAGCCGGGCCAGCTCGCCTGGCTCGATCGTGGGCTGTCGGCGTTCGCCGGCACGCCGCTCAGCCAGCGTGAGCGCGTCCAGATGGTGATGGCCGCGCTCTACCTCACGCGGGGCGAGGCGCAGATCAGCGCGGTGCTGCTCAGCGGCACGCCGGATGTGATCACGGACTACGGCGCGCTGCTCGACCGTTTCGTCACCCCGGCCCGCTTCCCGGCCCTGACCGAGGCGGTCGCTGCCGGCGTCTTCCGCGCCGACGAGCCGGACAGATCCTTCGAGATCGCCCTCGCCCGCCTGCTGGACGGCATCGACCTGCTGATCACTGCCCGCAGCTGACCCACTGCCGGCCCGTTGCTCCACCCCGCTGTCGCCTCCCGCTGCCAGCCCCTTCCGTGCTGCCGGCCCGTCCATCCGTGCCGCTGTCGGGGCCCCTCCTTCCGTGCCGCTGTCGTCCTCTCCTTTCGTGCTGCCGGCCCCCCTCCGCGCTGCTGCCGACTCCTTCTTCCGTGCCGCTGTCTGCCTCTCCTTCCGTGCTGCCGGCCCCTTTCGCGCTGCTGCCGGCCCCTTCTTCCGTGCCGCTGTCGGCCTCTCCTTTCGTGCCGCTGCTGGTCCTCCTCCCGCCTCGCGCGCCCGTTCTTCCCCTGGCCTTGGGCGGGTGCGCGGTGCCAGGGCGCGGACGTCGCTCCTCCCTTTGTTCGCTCAGCCGCCTTCGGTCTTTTCCTTCCGCTCGGGAGCTGAGCTTGTCAACGAATCGTTGACAAGGACTATGATGTCGGCATGGCTGATCTGTCCGGACTGCGTGGCATCCCCGCCCGGCGCGCTCGACTGGACGCCGAGGAACTGGCGCTGATCGACCAGGCCCGGCGCGACGGTGTCACCTGGCCGGCGATCGCCGAGGCGCTCGGCCTGGCCAGCCGCCAAGCCGCGGAACAGCGCCGGCACCGCTTGGCCCAGGCCGCCGAGCGCGAGTCGCGGCCGTCTCGGCTCCAGCTCGACTCCGGGTACGGCGAAAGCCCCACCCACCTGCGTGAATCCGTCACCGAGCTGCACCGCCGGATCGGCGCCGACCGCCGGTGGGATGCCCGCTTCCCGCGCGCCGCCCTGGTCCGCGAGACTCTGGCGGCCGCCCCCGACGCCCCGCCCGGCGCCCTGTACGACCTGGCCGCCCAGGCGCTCGCCGACCTCACCGGGCCTGGTGTCCCGCGTTTCCCGGCCCCGCTCCGAGCCGCCCTCACCCGACTGGAGGCAAGCTTCGCCGCCGCAAGCCCGGATTGACAGTCCCGCACTCAAGTAACAGGATGTGAGTCCCACGGACTCAATCCTGGAGTGCCCATGCGCCGGAACGCCGTCCTGTTCGTGCTGATCTCCCTCTTCTCCGGCTTCGGCAGTTACGCGCTCGGCCTGGCCGCCGGTCTCTGGATCCTCGATCTCACCGGCTCCGCCGGCCTGGCCGCGCTCGCGGGCATCGGCGTCTACGCACCCACGCTGGCCGCTCCGTGGCTCGGCGCCCTGGTCGACCGCTTCCCCCGCCGTCCGCTGCTGATCACCGTCGACGTGCTGGTCGGCGCCGCGATCCTGACCCTCTTGATCGCCCCGTCCGCGGTCTGGATCTATCCGATCCTGCTGGTCCGTGGCTTCAGTTACGTGCTGCTCGACGCCGGCGAAACAGCCCTGCTCCCGGCCGCCCTCCCGCCCGCGTCGCTGGGCGACGTCAACGGCTGGCGCTCCAGCGCCCAGGAGGGCATGAAGCTGCTGGCCCCCTTGGCGGGTGCCGCTCTCTATGCCTGGCGCGGTCCGCACGCGGTGGTCCTCCTCTGTGCCGTGCTTCCCCTGCTCACCGCAGGGCTTTACGCCCTCGTCCAACTCCGCCCCCTCGCCGTCCCGGCAGCTGCTCCATCGCGCCGGGCGCAAGTCACCGGCCAGCCGTCAGAAAGCGGATATGGCCGGGATGACGCAGCTCCCGGCCGCCCGGAGCGAGGCGGCCGGCAAGCGACAACCCACCAGTCGGCAATGGACCCGACCGCAACGGCGCCAGAGGACCAACTCACCGCCCACCAGATCGGTGCCACAACGCCGGGAGATCAGGACGCGGCGTGGCAGCTCGGCACGACGGTGCCGGGGGATCGGCACACGGCGCCGCAGGACGGCATGACGCGGCCGGGGGATCGGCACACGGCGCCGCACGTCGGCGCAACGAACCCGGAGGATCGGCATGCGGCGCCGCAAGTACGCGCGATGGACCCGGAGAATCGGCATGCGCCATCGAAAAGCGGCCCGCCGCCTGCGGCGAGTCAGGCAGTCGCATCGGAAGCCACCACAGTGCCCGCGCCGGAGCAACCAACAGCGTCAGAACAGGGCAAGCCAACGCTCGGCTGGAGCAGCGTCCGAGCCGGAATAGCGGCGCTGGGGCAGGAGCCGCTGCGCACCCCGGTCCTGCTCGCTGCCGTGGCGATCGCCGTCTCCGGGCTGACCAACGCCGCCGTGCTGCTGCATCTGGTCGACGGCCTGCACCGCCCGGCCACCCATCTCGGCATCCTGTCCAGCGTCCAGGGCGCCGGCTCGATCCTCGGCGGCTTCCTGGTCGGCCGCCTGCTCGCCCACCTGCCGCCGGCCCGGGTCGCTGCGCTGGGTGCCGCCCTCTTCGCCGCTGCCTGCGTGGCCTGGTCCCTGCCCTGGTGGCCGGCGATGCTCGTCGGCAGCGCTCTGACCGGCCTCGGCCTCCCGTGGACGTTGATCGCCGGAATCACCGCCATCCAGACCAGCACCCCCGATCATTTGCTGGGCCGCGTCGCCGCGACCGGCAACATGGTCATGTTCGGCCCGATCACCCTTGCCATCCCGCTCGGCGCGGCCCTCTCTCAGCTGGGCGCACGCCCACCGCTGCTGCTCGGCGCCGCAGTGGTCCTGACCGCTGCTCTGACGGCCACTCTCGACCGGTCCCGCCCCACGACCGCGACCGTCACCTGACCGCCTGCGGCGATCCGGATCGCGAATCCAGGCGGGAAGCCGGTCAGTGCCCGAGCAGCTTCAGGTAGTCGAGAACGTCCTGCGCACTGCCGGTCGCACAGCCGACGTAATTGTCCGGACGGATCACGAGCAGGCTGGGCTCGTGGATGTCGTAGGCCTGCCAGGCGGACACCTCGTCGGCCGCCAAGCGGTGTGCCCGCACCGAGGCCGGCAGCGTCGGCAGGGCTCCGCCGAAGCCGAAGGCGAGCAGCGTGGTGTGACCGCCACGAAGCAGGTCGAAGACGCGGCGACCGTCGCTGAGCGGGCTGTCCGGAGCCCGGTCGCCGGCCTGCACCAGGCCGGGAGCGGCGCGGCGCTCGGCGGTCAGCGGGCCACCGCGATAGTTCAGCGTGAGCTGGCGCAGCACCGGGTCGTCGCGGCGCATCGCGTCGGCGTCGTTGTCGACGTGCCGGCGGTGCAGGTCGGTGCTGATGCCGAGCACGTCGGCGGCGAACGGGAGCCGCTCGGCCTCATAGGTGTCGAGCAGGGCGTCGTCACCGACGGCCAGCTTCCACCCGAGGTTGTAGCCGTCCTGGATGCCGGTGTTGAGGCCCTGGCCGCCGGCGGGGGAGTGGACGTGTGCCGCGTCGCCGGCCAGGAACACGTCACCCACCCGGAAGTGGGCGGCCATCCGGATGTTGGCCCGCCACTGGGACGTCCATCCGATGTCGGTGACAGTGATCGAGGGGTCGACTGACGCGACCAGCTCCTCGACCGACGCCTCCGTGGGCGGGGCGGTCAGCTGCCACCAGTCGCCACCCGGCAGCGGGCACAGCCCCAGGCGGAACGCGGGCTCACCCGGCCAGACGTGCCAGTGCGAGCGATCCAGGCCGGACAGTCGCACGTCGGCGATCAACATCTGCTCCTCCTCGTGCGTGGAGCCGAGGAAGTCGACGGCGAGCGCCCGCCGTACCGTACTCCTGCCGCCGTCGGCGCCGACCACGAAGCGTGCCGTGACCACCTCGCCGGAGTCGAGCGTGACGCGGACGCCGTCGGCGTCCTGCTCCAGCGCGGTGACGCCGACCCCGAACTCGACCGGCACCCCCTCGGCGAGCAGCTCGGAGGTCTGCCACTGGGGGAGCATCAGCATGTTCGGATAGGGCACCTCGGGGGTCGGCTCGTGCAGCTCGTCCATCCGCCATGCCGCGGTCAGGCCGTCGGGGCGGTGCACC contains:
- a CDS encoding DUF2306 domain-containing protein, with product MTRWWRRPWIVPLAAVVVIFVAFSIPPYLSFDPAQSRVPQPPSLGVAHFWLLVPHVLFGSVALGTAVLQIWPWFRQRHPVAHRRIGRLYMVGGVLPAGLCALTIGAFTPYGPATRASDVLLALLWLGTTAAGWRAARRRRFGDHRRWMIRSFALTASIITNRIWGAVFVITLSPQLDTTFHGDEGLLSWVASAAAAWLGWTIPLLVAEWHLERTRNRRPDPRPTRPARSAPAVPVP
- a CDS encoding MFS transporter → MRRNAVLFVLISLFSGFGSYALGLAAGLWILDLTGSAGLAALAGIGVYAPTLAAPWLGALVDRFPRRPLLITVDVLVGAAILTLLIAPSAVWIYPILLVRGFSYVLLDAGETALLPAALPPASLGDVNGWRSSAQEGMKLLAPLAGAALYAWRGPHAVVLLCAVLPLLTAGLYALVQLRPLAVPAAAPSRRAQVTGQPSESGYGRDDAAPGRPERGGRQATTHQSAMDPTATAPEDQLTAHQIGATTPGDQDAAWQLGTTVPGDRHTAPQDGMTRPGDRHTAPHVGATNPEDRHAAPQVRAMDPENRHAPSKSGPPPAASQAVASEATTVPAPEQPTASEQGKPTLGWSSVRAGIAALGQEPLRTPVLLAAVAIAVSGLTNAAVLLHLVDGLHRPATHLGILSSVQGAGSILGGFLVGRLLAHLPPARVAALGAALFAAACVAWSLPWWPAMLVGSALTGLGLPWTLIAGITAIQTSTPDHLLGRVAATGNMVMFGPITLAIPLGAALSQLGARPPLLLGAAVVLTAALTATLDRSRPTTATVT
- a CDS encoding TetR/AcrR family transcriptional regulator, producing MPTELPRTLQVLWGVADRPTRGPQPALSLDRIVATAIEIADRDGLAALSMARLAERLGCAPMSLYRHVANKDELLVFMQDAAPGEPPALPPGWRDGLSAWARALRGVLTGHPWILQASAGRPPLEPGQLAWLDRGLSAFAGTPLSQRERVQMVMAALYLTRGEAQISAVLLSGTPDVITDYGALLDRFVTPARFPALTEAVAAGVFRADEPDRSFEIALARLLDGIDLLITARS
- a CDS encoding FAD-dependent monooxygenase; translation: MFTESRFTVIVGAGPTGLTVARQLQRHGVPFRIFERSPQPVDGSRGKGLQPRTLEVLDDLGLIDRFRAAGDDYPEMLVHRPDGLTAAWRMDELHEPTPEVPYPNMLMLPQWQTSELLAEGVPVEFGVGVTALEQDADGVRVTLDSGEVVTARFVVGADGGRSTVRRALAVDFLGSTHEEEQMLIADVRLSGLDRSHWHVWPGEPAFRLGLCPLPGGDWWQLTAPPTEASVEELVASVDPSITVTDIGWTSQWRANIRMAAHFRVGDVFLAGDAAHVHSPAGGQGLNTGIQDGYNLGWKLAVGDDALLDTYEAERLPFAADVLGISTDLHRRHVDNDADAMRRDDPVLRQLTLNYRGGPLTAERRAAPGLVQAGDRAPDSPLSDGRRVFDLLRGGHTTLLAFGFGGALPTLPASVRAHRLAADEVSAWQAYDIHEPSLLVIRPDNYVGCATGSAQDVLDYLKLLGH